The Falco rusticolus isolate bFalRus1 chromosome 4, bFalRus1.pri, whole genome shotgun sequence genome includes the window GGGTAAGTTCAAAGGCTGATGAGAAACTGCATAAAAAGTTCTAATATAAATGAAGGTAATGGTTCCTCTTTGTGTCTTCAAGATGTAATTGTATGCTATTTTTTTGAGATATAAACTATTAATTTTTACTACTGCATTaatataaattgtttttaaaagtaataatgtgaaaaaaactCCTTCTGTGCAACTGAGAGAGCATGACATGTTTCTAGAATTGTAGATCACTTCGTGGTGATCTTACACTGTAAGAACGTAATGAGGGAGCTGGAAGCCTCATTTCTTTTGGGTGCTAAttgaaaagcaaagtatttccaGGAAATTAGAAACTCATAGATGCCCTGGTTGCTAGCAGAGTTTGGCATTGTCTGTGCCACTGAGAGCAATCTCAGGCTTAAAACCACAGACTGTGTGCCTAATCCATTCCAGTACTTTTACCTCTGGTTCCTCTTTTTTATCAGGATCCAGACAGATTTTCAGGGCAGTTAAAGACTTTCTGATGGGGAGCTTGGCATCAGGCTCTGGTTGCAAGGAATTTCAGGCTGCTGACTCTGAAATGCAGGTTCCTCAGCCTACAGCATCCTGCTTGTGAGTCTGTCCCACAGCCTCTTGCCCTGTCCTTCCAGCGGGCTGTGCCTCTACTGTTTCAGCCTCTGGGGGCTGTACTTAGGTGAAGTGGCCTGCTCAGAGATGGTTACCCTTTATCTCATAGGTCTGCCCATGAGCAGAGTAACAAATAGCGCTCAGAAACACAGTACATGTatttgcagctgcttctgtttttcccagTTCCATCATTTCCACTTAGGTTGCTGCCctgtaaaattattattataaaaaatttACCCACTGTACTAGTACTAAGAGTGTTGTAACTGTAGGCCAAATATTTAAGAAACTGCAATACAGGTATTTCAGTTGTAATAATGTAAATTTTATATGGGGGCAGTCACATAGAAGTTAATTTATAGCGCTGTGTTCGTTCACTGAGAAATTCTACTGCAAGTATTACTGGTATAAATTGGCCAAACCTGTAATTTTTgtctcccttcttccccacctTTCTTAGATATTTCAGTGGCATTATTCGTTATCCATTTCTGTCTCCTTTGTAACTTCCGTGCACAAGATCATGGAGCGACCAAGCAAAACCAGGCagacagtacaaaaaaaaagtaaactatGTGCCCCAGTTTTgaacaagaacataaaaattCCATGCTGCCATGTAGCCATAGGAAGCCCTTATTAGAAAGCATGcagtaaataatatttttttgaaagctctAATTGCCATTCTTTTCCAAAGGTGATTGAAAagagcttttcagttttcaattgAAAAGAGCAGTTCAAGAAAGaatgacttttttcctgtggcaaGGAACATGTGCTTGCAGCTCACTTACAAGAATATCACATAATACTGTATGTATGTGGAACTTCATTTTATAGGCAAGTTCAGGAACAAGTAGGGTAATACCTTGTTTATGGTGAAGTCAGTTGCAAAATTTCCGCTGAAGTCAACATAGCAAGAATATATCTGAAAGTACAGCacctcaaaaacattttttccttttggcatttttttttaaccaataGTAAATTAAATGATGCTCAGGTATGGGCTTTATAAAGTGATTTGTTTGTGTGACCCTCACTACTTAAGCTACCTagaattttttcattaattctgtTGGGCTTGTCTTTAATCAGACATAAAAGGACATCCAGCTGTTTTACAACTGAAGcaggtttttgctttttattttgccattcaTCTTCAGTTTTGACAATGAGATTATTCCTAACTACTTAATAAACACAGGGAATGCAAATTAGTTCTATTTAGTTGAACAAATTGTTcgcttttgctttttcatttcattgttttttcttaagaatGAAGATActtagtatattttttttcctgaggtgtTTTATACAGTTTAAATGCTTACTTTTTCCACAGGAGAAGCAATAAATAGGAAATATGACTCACCAAACTTCAGCAAGTCTTTTGTTTATGGAATAGAAACCCCCCACTTCAAAGATGGGCGAAGTGTttcaaaatcattaaaatggCTCAATGATCTACAATCGTAAGTTGCAATGAGTTAACTAGTTAATTAGTGGAGTTCTCGGGAAGAGTGAGTCTTCAAATATGAATATAGTTTTACATCTCACAATTTTATCCCTAGCTATATtgaactgaacagaaaatagaaGGAGTAATTTTTAGAATAGTTTATTCAAATCAGTTCTACCAAAGTATGACAGCACTTGGCATGTCTTTAGCATTACATAAAGacacatttgattttaaatagcAAGCAAGATTTTTCAATTACTGTATTTGTGTTTGTCTCACAGAGGAGTTGATGTTTCCTTCCAatgtataatattttttaatattattgaAAAATTGTTGAATATTGTTAATCAGATACTTGTGAGagttattttcataatttgtaggaagacagaagcaaaaattGTATCAAAACAAAGTGATGGTTTCAAGGGAAAATTTCAGCCTCAGCTTGGAAAAGGCCTTGATCCGTAAGTACCAAAGGTACCTTCCAAGAACAAAGTTCACTCATGTTTGCCAAACCTCCAGTATCTTTGTCTGCCTTGAGTAAAAATTATAACTGTGTGCTCAGTGCTTCCACTTCAGCATTCAAGTTACAGAAAGGGACTTTCTACTTGCCCTAATTAGGCTGATAAGTATGCAAGTTACTAATAAGGGCTCTATTGTGTCTATGTGGTGAAGTTAAGTCAGTGGTCTGTATCTGAATAGACCAGATTTGCACCAAGCAAATTACAAGcacacttcattatttttttccctgtcatttGCAGTTATTTCGTAACTGAAATGTCTCACCTGTTGTTTGGGGATTTGACCATTTTGCTTACTCTGACACTGGTTTTGGTCATCTTTATTACATCACCAGTATTCTCAATTTACTACTTCCTTGGAAAAGGACATGGAACTAAATTGTGTTAATTGTCTAGCAGCATGTATCAGTCTCAATTGAATCATTACAATGCTTTATATACCTCAGGTGATCTGgaacagctttttaattttaccaAACTGCTTATGAAGGGCTACAGTAGTCCTAAGTACGCTGTGGTCAGGATCCAGCTGTGCTACAGATACTGGGTTCCTGAATGTGTACAAAGGCTGCCTTTGCAGATGCTCTAGATTCCTTCAAAAGGGTATCTGAAGACTCACAAACAACATTACTGACTTTGGtagcaaaatttaattttaagctCAAGATCACAGGCTTAAGTGACTGGAGAACTATGCCCATAGTACCTGTAAGGAGTGAACACGAATGTGAACcagtttctcttctccccttttctGTGTCCTAGCTTACTGTGAAGTAGCCCTGGAGCGTGAGCAACGTGAAGCAGTATGATCAGTCAGGGAATATGGGTTGCAGTGCAAGCTCAAACCCAGCACTAACATTACAAGACAGATAGAAGCTAACCAAATTACATTTAGTGAATTTTATACCATCCACGTCCTATGTGTAATATGGCGAGGATAAAAAACCCCTACACGTGATAGTTTTTAGACGATGGTGCTTCCATCTCTGGgggtgtgttttgtttatttgttttgtattttagaGCAAAGTACTGATTCTCATTTCAATTTTGATGGATATTTCTGATTCATGAAAGAGTTTTAATTGTTAAACATAGagataaaataaacattgcatctttttcagatgaagaaacaaacagctCTTTAATGTCACCAAAGGCATCTTAATTTTCTGGCAAATAAAACTGAGCCAAGTTTCCTAGATGGACATTGGCTCGGCTGCTGGTTTTGATAAACACAAAATTGcatgtgaaaaagcagagatgtgaTTCACTTTTTCCACTTCAGCCCAGAGTAGTTTATTTGGAGATGTTATTTGAGTTGGAGATCGATTTGTCCTAAACACTCCTATTGTTTGACTAGTATGTTTTAAGGACTTTTCTCACTTATTTCTGTCAttgtcttagaaaaaaaaaaaatagcatagaATGTTTTTCCATTTGGTTGTGTTATATTACAAACAGCAAATATTCTAAACAGGTATATAAAGGGATGCTTTTCTGGAATGGCAACTTTGAAGCAAAGTACTGATAAACGTTTCAGGTGAACTATGTGTGTCACCCCTAATTATATAACAgttgataactttttttttaataatagcaCAGGGTTTATTTTGACTATTAATAAACTATTTGCCAGTTAACAAAGAAATGTGCTTATTGACAGTATAGCAGAAACTATGAAAGTTCCCCCAGGCCGTACATTTGGAATGTTACTTCGTCCAGATGAATATGGTAAGTTCAGGGGCAgaataaaatcttattttgttgATGAAAGTAGAAGTAGTTACTGTTGGCTGTGTAGTGTGTCATTTTCCTAAAATCTTAGAGGCAGAGTACAAAAATTTAACAATGACAGTAactttttgaaggaaaatttgAGAAGAACTGAAGTTGCTcgtgagggaaaaaaaaaaaaagtcagaaataaagaaacGAGGTTTTGGATGATCAtgttggggttgggtttttttgttgtttgttttttaaagcttctgtaTCTGTATGTAAACAAAATCAAGGACAGCAGAAAAGTCATACTGACATCTAAGTGACAAAGTTAAAATGGCTGTTCAAATCCATTATGCCTCgttttttccagtgcttctataaaaagaataaacataaGCAATAAATATGAATAATAAGGTTTGGAAGGTAGCAgggagacagaaaacagaacaaaaagaaaaagttactggTTTTCATTACGAAAAAGTTTTGAAAGCTAGTCAACTCAAATAGTCAATGTTGGGATTAATGGTGTTTTAACCTTATGTTAATAACTAAGGAATACAGCAAATAGTTAGgctgtaaaaaaatgtaagtggCTCAAAGCTGCTTAACTAGTCAAAACTAGAGAAAGCTTGTTCAAATTCTGCATGAGCTTTTATATATGCTTTATTCTGTAGTGTaataaagttaaatatttaaaatgggTAAATATGCCTTACCTTTaaggaacagcagaaggaactgaataaaaaatttcATTATTAACAAGTAGAAAATAATGCATGTACATTGCTGTTAGAAGGGGATTAGGTGAGCTACCTCTGTTTGTTATTGAACTCTGAATGGACTTCTTGCATTTAGAACGTGACCTTGGTGTCTTGGGGACTTGGATGAGAACTGTAgctcagtgtttaaaaatactagTGAAGTTAGGATATGtagaaaatgggaagaataaCACAAAAATAGTACATTATCTTCCTAGAAATCAATGGtataaaattatctgaaatattACATTGACTTTCCCATTGGTTCCTGTAAGTATTGTGAAATGTGACAGACTGGAAGTGATAGATTAATAATACATGTTCTTTTGTTCTCAACTATCTAGACATCAATTTACTGCATTTGGAAGCTTCTGGAAGCAGTAGATGGATTTGTGAAGCTATAATATGATGATTCAAAATTATTGATATCAATTGatattaattataattatttttatattaattgcATATGAGTAGAGAAACTATTGTGTGGACCATTTGATCGGTCAATGAAATGGCCATATGAGATGTTCAGGAGTGCTGAAAATCAGCATCTCAAAACTgaaattctccttttccttaAGACTGtaagccattttttttaaaatgtccattTTCTCTATATGGGCAACTAATTGaggaagtgtttatttttaggaGTTGGTGATCTTCTTCACTACTGGGTTCCACATGAGTTCCTCTGTGGTAAAGACCAAGAGAAAGCTGTCTTGACTGCAGTTCGGCAAAGTTTGAAGAAAGACAACTATGAGAATTTTGACATGTTACTGGAAGCATTCAGGCATTATGATAAGGTTAGTGCTTTGAAAAAAGTGTAAATTTAAAGCAATGTGTGACATTAGCACTCCTGTGCTGTGGAGGTACAAACATGAAGAAACATGAGTGTAGCAATATAAATATAGATAAAGTCTATAAATTGATAGTTACCATGTGTTTAGTCTACTGTGATAGGTTGTGGAATGAAGCACAACAGTATTTGGAACCATTCACAACAGTATTTGGAACATCCAAGTTAACAGTGAGCAAGAAATGCATGATCAGGAATAATCTTAGCATTTTTTGTGCTTCAAAATTTGGTATttcttctcaaaagaaaaacagttcaaaggattatgtttatattttcttccaagCTGTACTTTCTGACTAAGCCACCAAGCATCAGAATTTCggatcttttatttttttctctctgaaaaaaaaattgtaattgaaATTTCATATATAACATTAATTGTAATGTATACAGAATGATTGATGCCttactttcaaaagaaatcttGGCTTTGCCTCAACGTTTATGATTAGATTGTTATCTTGTCACAATACCCTGTCACACTCTTTTACTCTCAAATCACTGTATTATTTAaggtgaaaattattttttgatgcttttatattcagatttttaatttctaaattactCGGGGTTTCTTCGTACTCAGTAACGTAACTTGTCTGAAATGGTATGCCTGGccctatatatatgtatatatttatatatacatgcGTGTGGGTGTATACATGTATAAAACCccatatatttctgtattccttttgATGATGCCTTTTTATGATGGCTATTAtaacagctgttttgttttatttgtaatagAACGCTGATGGAATGATAGACAAGGGTGACCTACGGAAGTCCTTTTTTCAGCTTAATCTTAATCTAGATGATGAGCTCCTGGATTCCTTATTTGACTATTGTGATTTGGATAAAGATGGTCTGATTAATTATCTGGAGTTTGCAAACTTTCTGAACTGGAAAGACAAAATGGCTATTAAagagtttgaagaaaaaataattacaaaaggTAGATGATGATACTGGGAAATTGCAGAGATTATCTTGTTCTTGCAGCAGCTATTGAAAGGACATTGCTGTTGTAGACTAGGTGCTCCTTTAGAAGGGTGGGATTTAGCAAGTGCATTGCCTACCACCAGCAGAGCCTCAGGTACCAATGTATTTCAGAACCCTGGAGTTCAGTGTGGCATGTTGAGAACAGCCCATAAATCAggataaagtaaaaaaatctcttaGGATCATTATCAGAAATGCAGATGGGTTTTCTTAcctactttatatttttttcaaggattCAAGCAACGGTTTTTACTCTTGGTCTATAACATGCTGATAATAAATTCTGGCTGACCATTAACTTTTGTTTATAGGGAAAAAATTAGATGCTCCTGTTCTGCCTCAAGACACAAAGATAAATGATGAGCCACTGCTGAAACAGGAAGATCTTTTGTTAAAAGAACCAGGAAGCTCAGAAAAGACACCAAAAAAGCTTAAAAGATCAACAGATCATGTATTTGCAAACTATCAAGCAACTTCTTCGCAGTATAATGCTGTAGTAGGTGGTCTCCCAACAACCTGTAAGTACAGTGGACTGTACTCACTTCTgagcattatttaaaacaaaatcaggaaCAAGTTTAAAACTTATTTGCTACAGGTTCTACTAATGTACAATAGTGAATTAATGTATCTAAACTAAGTTTATTTAGGATTGTGACTTGGAAGTTGGCATGGCTTGGATGTTTGACATGGTTAATACATTCAAAATGTGAAAGTTAATGTAGGTCTTTGGGAAATTATGCTAGTATATTTGGGAGAACAGTATCTTCTTGGAATCacctaaaaatgttttcagctggaAGTACTGGATAAGTCCTAGACTATTACTGCAAGATTACCTGTTGTCATGCTTCACGATGTAGCTGAAGCTAGGaattctaaaaatacaaaaaacgagatgaggaagaaaattatataatttGTTATTGAACCTAAGTGAGATGAAGTATCaaatttgttcttatttcataCAAAATTTTTTATCCTCCCTGGCACTGTCTTTGCATAAAGGCTTTATCATGCTACCTTTGATTTCCACAGGCTATCCAGTGTGTGGTGTTCCAACTGTTCGTTCAGATATTCCTGCTCCTCAAATTCGCCGCATCAGTGACAGAACTAATTATGGTGATCAGGGCAATGCTTATGCATTATTGTTCCCTTCTGTCTTCAATCAAAAGGGAGTGTATGAAAGCgatcttttaaaaacaagaccAAAAGCAGAGGTATAGTGCATTTCTTCAGAATACTCTTCCAAGATAAATGTACCTCTAGCCATGCGGGAGTGAAAACTCATATTATCAAATAGGTTGTAAAATTAATTGTTTCAGCATTACAGTCTTTGCATCCATTCAACTATCTGAAAAATATGTGCTCTTCACATTCAAAGTTATTCATAAAGGTGGTAGATATTAATTTTATTGAGCTCCAACTTCAATAAGTAATGTAAGAAAGTACGTCAGGTTGTTGCTACTCACATGCTCAAATGCTGTGTCAAACAAGGTTTAGTAATTAATCTAGAGCTTCAGAGTCTATGATTTATAATTTCTGCAATGTgagaagagcaaagcagctgtgagATTTTCATCCTTGcacatatttgcatttctgtgcaaGGTCTAAAGCAACATGATTTAATGGTAAATCTAGCCTTACTTTGATTATGTGGTTGGatggatgatctccagagatctcTTCCAACCAAAGTTATTCTGTGAGAGTATGTCTTTAAAAGCTGCACAAGAAGATTTTTACAGGTGTGTAAAATAGTTTCTATCACAGAGGGATGTTCAGTAGAAAATTATACCCAATGTGTCCCTCTTCAAACAAACTTGCAGGTTTTGCTAACGGCAAATTTAGCAAACTGCTTGAATATACCTTTTAAGTGCTCTGCTGAACCACCAACGTAGGCTGAGATCTACAAAGGACTTACGCAGTGATCGAGGATATAGGGAGTCGCACACCAGTACTGTGCCATCTCATAGTTCTGAAGAGAACGATAGTGTGTGAGACTGCAGGGACATGCTTGAGGACTAAGATTTTTCTATCTGGTATTTCTGGGGGCTGCTACCAGTCTGTTACCTCACAGGCCAGAGCTTCTCCCACATAAATACTTCACTGCTGCTTCACTattgtttacttttttgcttctacatttgtatgcattttctagtgaaaaaatattaagagatAACTTCATTACCTGAAATACAGTTTATGAGACAATTgtaacaaaatgtaaaattccaatctaaaaagaaaaaagacttgaCAACCTCTCCTTCTCTACTAGTCATTATATTAACTATTCAGTCGCATTTGAATGTGGATCTGGAACTTGAGTatgtgttttacagaaaagaatgtTGCTAGTTAATGGCTAGGGATGTAAAAGTGTGGTGTCATGTTCTATACATACCCATAAAACAGCTTGTCAGAATGTTGTGTACATGGGCACTTACCATTTTATAATCTGGCTCTGAAGCAGGAAATCCATGCGTGCAGAATATAGCTAACAGCAAATAGAATTCATGCTTCGTTGAGAAGCCCATTATACCTGTCAAGCACTAGATAGAAATCTCTGAAGTTACAATGTGGCCTGAGATGTCATACTCCATTGTAGACTACACAGACTATACGGAGTTCAGTACCTAACCACCTCTGAGTGTGTTAAATCACCCTATACTCAGGAAATGGactatttcagtattttagtgatggtctttgatttattttgctatgGAGCATTAATCTTTTCAAACATGTAATAGCTAATGAAATTATTATATGAAAGCCCAGAGTCATTTAATGCTACCAGGTTTTTAGAGGCTTGTAGAAATGAATGTGAATTCTGACTATAAAGCAGTTTCATGAGGTGAGTTTTCATGttacaaaagaacaaaacagttcTAGGACCTGCTGGTTTCTTCACTGGAATTTGTCCCAGTCTATTGAAGAGAATAGAAGTTATGTAACTGAGTAATAGCGTGTAATTTATATTCAACATGATCATGTTAATAATCGGTAAGGGTCAGTTTAACCCTGTCTGCACGCTTGATAGTCTGTGGTTTAGTCAGTGATTATTTTATGACTGTTGATGAGCCAGGACAGAGTTGTATTTTGATATGGTGAAGCCACATTATGAGAGCGTGTAGTCCTTTACTGTCCCTGCAGTGGTATCCTGTAGTGGAGTATTGCTTTTAGTTCTAACTTTTAAATTTCACTAGCTTAT containing:
- the EFHB gene encoding EF-hand domain-containing family member B: MAGPLRAVYEGKFTDRFPELLAAGKSLPTGGTAASCFTEVLPRPITPTTVRKFRNTTNPAPGVERIFYGRADDPDIAAHLTHGIASCSSLSAASLINPLPKTNFQQKIQDKKEAIYFSNREASLGRSHDQSSMLPEGLDIINTTFGKKVIQDVSAGELINPPKTFEEVDKEAREGHDLYIVSHNDYYVGEAINRKYDSPNFSKSFVYGIETPHFKDGRSVSKSLKWLNDLQSKTEAKIVSKQSDGFKGKFQPQLGKGLDPIAETMKVPPGRTFGMLLRPDEYGVGDLLHYWVPHEFLCGKDQEKAVLTAVRQSLKKDNYENFDMLLEAFRHYDKNADGMIDKGDLRKSFFQLNLNLDDELLDSLFDYCDLDKDGLINYLEFANFLNWKDKMAIKEFEEKIITKGKKLDAPVLPQDTKINDEPLLKQEDLLLKEPGSSEKTPKKLKRSTDHVFANYQATSSQYNAVVGGLPTTCYPVCGVPTVRSDIPAPQIRRISDRTNYGDQGNAYALLFPSVFNQKGVYESDLLKTRPKAEIAQILHNIGVNISDERFEELWKQACMKHQKEEVCVESIMNVLDEIHGSHTKNTC